The Desulfomicrobium escambiense DSM 10707 genomic sequence NNNNNNNNNNNNNNNNNNNNNNNNNNNNNNNNNNNNNNNNNNNNNNNNNNNNNNNNNNNNNNNNNNNNNNNNNNNNNNNNNNNNNNNNNNNNNNNNNNNNNNNNNNNNNNNNNNNNNNNNNNNNNNNNNNNNNNNNNNNNNNNNNNNNNNNNNNNNNNNNNNNNNNNNNNNNNNNNNNNNNNNNNNNNNNNNNNNNNNNNNNNNNNNNNNNNNNNNNNNNNNNNNNNNNNNNNNNNNNNNNNNNNNNNNNNNNNNNNNNNNNNNNNNNNNNNNNNNNNNNNNNATGCTGTCGCCGCCGTAGATCGTGTCGTTGCCGCTGTCGCCGAACAGTTCGTCCGCGTGGCCGCCTCCGTCGATGAAGTCGTCGCCATCGCCGCCGTGGACGGTGTCGTTGCCGTTTCCGGCGGATATGGTGTCGTTGCCGCCGTAGCCGTTCAGGATGTTGATGGCGGTGCTGCCGAGGATGGAGTCGGCGTACGCCGAGCCGTTGACGTCCTCGATGCCGGTCAGGATGTCGCCCTCGGCGTGGTTGCCCGCGCCGCCGCCGATCTGGGCCGCGGTCCCGTCCTGCTTGGTCAGGTCCACGTTGACCCAGGCGGTGCTGGCGCTGTAGTCCGCCAGGTCGCGGGTACCCGAGCCGCCGTTCAGTCTGTCGGCCCCGGCCCCGCCCACCAGGGTGTCGTTGCCCGAGTTGCCGATGAGCGTGTCGTCGCCGTCCAGGCCGATGAGATGGTTGCCCGCGGCGTTGCCCGTAAGCACGTCGCCGTGGGAAGCGTCGTTGCTGCCGATGAGATGCTCGATGCCGATCAGCGTATCGCCCAGGGCGTCGTTGTCCGTCCCGCCGCCCGACTGGGCCGTCAGCCCGTCCTGGATGTTCAGGTCCACGGTCACCCAGCTCGCGCTGTCGCGGTAATCGGCGAAATCCAGGCCAAGGCCGCCGTCGATCAGGTCGGCCCCGGCCCCGCCGCGCAGGGTGTCGTTGCCATCCCCGCCAAGCAACGTGTCGTTGCCGCCAAGGCCGGAAAGAAGGTTGGCCGCCGCATCGCCTGTGATGCTGTCGGCGTGGGCCGAACCGATGACGTTCTCGACCCCGATGAGCACGTCGCCCTCGGCGTGGCCGCCGGATTGGGTGGCGCGGGTC encodes the following:
- a CDS encoding calcium-binding protein, which translates into the protein HGLDGNDTMRGGSGADTLDGGEHAYAAHTPWLFTEEGGDTVDYGASTAAVDIDLTRATQSGGHAEGDVLIGVENVIGSAHADSITGDAAANLLSGLGGNDTLLGGDGNDTLRGGAGADLIDGGLGLDFADYRDSASWVTVDLNIQDGLTAQSGGGTDNDALGDTLIGIEHLIGSNDASHGDVLTGNAAGNHLIGLDGDDTLIGNSGNDTLVGGAGADRLNGGSGTRDLADYSASTAWVNVDLTKQDGTAAQIGGGAGNHAEGDILTGIEDVNGSAYADSILGSTAINILNGYGGNDTISAGNGNDTVHGGDGDDFIDGGGHADELFGDSGNDTIYGGDS